The following DNA comes from Rhodospirillaceae bacterium.
CCCGGTGTTGCTTTTGCATCTGGGACTGGTTGCGGCATTGATGATTGTTTTTCCGTTTTCCAAATTGCTGCACGTCCCCGGCGTATTTTTCAGCCCCAGTCGTAACCAGGTCGATGACGCCCGTGACAAGCGCCATCTGGCACCGTGGGCGGCGAAGCTGGATACGCAGAGTAAGATTTAAGCGAGCGAGGAATTATAAGTGGCTAAAAAACCAGAATACACAGCCCCGCCGTTTAGGACAGAGCTGGAAAATCCTGCCCTCGTTGAGGGTGCGATGGCCCATTCCCAGCCCTTCATCGCTGCCCCTGAACATCAGACAGAATTGGGTTTCCCCGGGGAACTGGTCGATGGCTGGGAACAGAAGGCGGTCGATAAACTGGGCGACCTTCTGCAAAAAAACCGCGCTCTTCGCGTCTACCTGGACAGTTGCGTTAAATGCGGTGCCTGTACCGACAAGTGCCACTACTTCATCGGCACCGGCGATCCCAAAAACATGCCCGTTGCGCGCCAGGACCTGCTGCGCTCGGTATACCGGCGCTACTTCACATTCGCTGGCAAAATTGCGCCGGGACTGGTTGGCGCCAAGGATATGACCAAGGATGTGCTGGACGATTGGTACAAGTATTTCCATCAGTGTTCACAGTGCCGCCGCTGTGCTGTGTTCTGCCCCTACGGCATCGACACAGCCGAAATTTCCATGGCCGCCCGCGACATTATGGATCACATCGGCCTGGGCACGAAATATTCCAACGAAATCCTCGGCAAGGTCCACAAGATCGGCAACAATCTTGGGCTGCCCGAAAATGCCCTGATTAATACCATGGAAGGGCTTGAAGAGGATGTTGAAGAGGAAACCGGCATCACAGTGCGCTTCCCCGTCGATAAAAAGGGAGCCGACGTATTGCTGGTCACCCCGTCGGCTGATTTCTTCGCCGAACCCCACGTTGACGGCCTGATTGGTTACGCCAAGGTCTTCCATCAGGCAGGCATTAACTGGACGGTCAGCTCACACGCCTCCGAAGCCGCAAACTTCGCCATGTTCATTGGCTCCTATGAACAAATGCACAAAGTCGCCCAGCGGATCAGGCAGGCGGCGCTGGATCTGGGCGTCAAGCGCGTCATTTTTGGCGAATGCGGCCATGCCTGGCGCGTTGCCTACAGTTTCCTCAATTCTCTGGCCGGTCCGTGGGATTTCCTCGA
Coding sequences within:
- a CDS encoding (Fe-S)-binding protein; the encoded protein is MAHSQPFIAAPEHQTELGFPGELVDGWEQKAVDKLGDLLQKNRALRVYLDSCVKCGACTDKCHYFIGTGDPKNMPVARQDLLRSVYRRYFTFAGKIAPGLVGAKDMTKDVLDDWYKYFHQCSQCRRCAVFCPYGIDTAEISMAARDIMDHIGLGTKYSNEILGKVHKIGNNLGLPENALINTMEGLEEDVEEETGITVRFPVDKKGADVLLVTPSADFFAEPHVDGLIGYAKVFHQAGINWTVSSHASEAANFAMFIGSYEQMHKVAQRIRQAALDLGVKRVIFGECGHAWRVAYSFLNSLAGPWDFLDPKYPKPQHILEVTYDLIQRGAINLDASANDDKVLTFHDSCNVARATRMGDVEGGQFMIPREVIKASVNNFVDMNPDTINEKTFCCGGGGGLLTDDLMELRIKGALPRMEALKDVVDSHGVTHMAAICAICKSQFAKVMPYYGFPMDMVVSVHQLVSDAIQLGTKE